aagaatgtaaaacagtaaaaagtgggggttatgaactcgcctgaatattcctgtgcaaagctagctaattacgacttcgatgatgtcgtttccaagatgagacttgctagcgtgcgttctacaatattcctaacatgaaatatctaataagtttctaagcaaaaacggtaactacgtgttaccgagctctaccgaaacGTTAATCGAATGATTCAACGGTATGTCGTTAACTTAATGGAAAAGATTAAGTTATACGTGTTAAGTCTCGATTAATGTTAGCAGCAATCTAATAAGTCTTGAAAAAAAAGACTTAGTTTCCGAgagacttaaaataaataaatttatataaaaatataaatatattatcaTCGCGCTAGACGTCTCGAGTAGTCGTACgtgtataaaagaatatttctatgaaAATATCATATAACAAACTCGTATCGCGTTTCgtatgaaaataatatataataacttgtattatatatatcaCGTCTTGTGTATATTTGTCAAAAAATATACGTATGTGTCGTCtaggcgtataaaataaatataacagttatatttattttgtaaaagaatcgtCAACTTGTAttggaaaataaatatataactatatttatttataaaaggattcgagttcgtttggaataaatatataataactatatttattcttGTTGTCGAAATAAATTCCATAGCGTTGTTTTTGTTTGACGTTCGAAGTGAACTATATTTACTTTCGTAAAATAATTCGTCGAGTTTTTGAagtcaaaaaaataaatataataactatatttattttgtaaaacgaATACGAGTTGTTTGAcgcttgaaataaatatataaaatatatttattttataaaagaattgtcGTTTTCGTATGTTTGCAAAGTGTCGTCGAAAATATTATACACTTGTATATAAAGTgtctttatattaaaaaaaacgtgtttcgttttacggattttctagaaaaacgggcagagtttcctctgtttttggacgatcctgACATTTAAGTGTCgctatatttttcaaaattcaaccaaTAACTAACGCAATGTAATCAGATATATCTCGTCAAGCATTTCAAAGTATAAGTTAAATTATAAACGAAATGGTTCGAGCTCGTTCACGTTAATAAAATAAGGAATAATTAACGAAATAAATGTTTGCGTCCTAAATTCTTTACCGAGTCTTCGTGACAAAATGTCGAGTGAGCtggctgagttgaccgagtcaactcactgttgaccaggtttgaccgggttgactgggtttgaccgagtcaaccgaacCGAAACTGATGTATCTCGAACCCGCTGACACGAAACCGGACCAAGTATGTGAATCTCAAATCTGACCCGAAACTCTCTGTTGACCAGTCATTGACTTGCGTTGACCTAACAGACCCGTATGCTGAACCCGAGCTGCACCGAACCACTAACCAGAATCTGTCCGGGACCCGAACCAAATTCAAACCGGCAACCTCATCATCATTGAGCAAAACACATCATCGTTAACAACAGAAACACGGCCGGAGCCGGTCCGACCAAAAATCAGGAAAGAGAACAAGAAGAGGGGGGGGCTTACCGGAGAAATCTTGTCGGACCAACCGCCGTACCGTCGCCGTCGCTCTCCGCCGCTACCGCCGCCGCCTGCGGCGGCGCCACTCTTTCTCCGACATCCTCTCTCTCTTatcgcctctctctctctatctcgtctctctctccGTCTCGTCTCTCTCTTCCGCCACCGTACGCCACCACGCACCACCACGCGCCACcgttcctctctctctcctctcatcGCCGCCCTCCTCCTCTTTCTGTTCCGATGCCGCACCACCACCGGACGTGGTGGTGGTCCGTTCCATTCTCCAAAGCAGGGGGGTTGGTATGTGAGTAGATTTGTGTTTTGGAAGATGAACTTCCTTGGTGTTGCAGGTAGGTATCGAGAGGGAGAGGGGGCAAGGAAAAAGAGTGTGGTGTGTGTGTTGTAGGAATTGAAGGGCAGGAGGCAACTATATGCCTGTGTTTGTTCCCTGTGTATAACCGAGAGAGAGAGGAAGACCTTTATGTCTGTGTATTTGTTGGGAGTTTAGAGAGAAGAGGTGTTATATAGAGGATTGTGTAAGATCTTGCACAAAATATTTTGTATAGATTTGTTTAGATTTCTGGCAAGATTTTATAAGATCTATAGAGATCTTGCTAAGATTCACAAGAAAGTCTTGTAGTATATTATatgcaggtttaggcttgtgggtttttggcttgggccaagggcccacaagcccaactCGTGTgaaagtggcccgtaattcctacgagacccgttgTCAAAACCCGAACTCCGTTTATCATCAAAAGATAAAATTTTCGTattaaaatacataaaatacgGTCGGTAGTCGTTGTTTGCACGCCCGTTCGTCGATCACGGTAATAATCGCGAAAAATTGTATTGTTGccttctttaatccgtttttcgatccggtgTCGACTGTAGTCACtaaaatttaattacgaagctaaaatgtatcgaaaaaaaaaaattgatatctgtcggcgttgtcagtattctgTTCGGTTTCAATTCGTGGTCGCTTAACGTTTAGCATGTTTCTCCGCACATCTCCGTTCGCGCACTGTATAGGCGGacagacgttcctaggcactccaaaagcctaattaagttaattcgcgctgtaaacactatttattattgcgttaattatctgttaatcacgtaattaagatccgtaaattaccggttgtcacagttacttttatataaaaagataattaattttttatttaaacaaACTCATCATCCattaataaaaaagaaaattcAAACCTCAAACCTCACTTTTAATCAAACCGTTTCAATCATTTATCGAACCTCAATTTTAAGTATGGATACCCTAATTCACCTTCTTCATGAGCATTGGATACAGTGGCAtctctgagaattcacgtaccctgttcgagctcgaaaaatgtgcccatatgctttaAAGATAAACAATAGAATtacgaaaatgacaaaaattgtAGTATTTGATAAACAATGCAATTATGATAATGACAAAATCATAGTATTCTAGTGAGTTAATACCGTAATAACTAATAAGTTAATAGCTAACCAATCATAGTATTCGTACATATCGCTCGTTTCCTCTTTTGTTGTTTTTGCCATCCGTATGCTTGTTTAGGAGCCATTAACGCCTAACAAGAATAATCAATGTTCAATTAACAAGAATGATCAATGTTTCACAATTACAATTTCGAGATTAATCAAGAATTTCATGCTCCACAACAATCAATAATCTTAATCTTATACTCAACAGTCACAATTAAAGCTTAACAACAATTAACGGACTAACAGTTTAACACAATTACACAATAAATCAATAACACTAAAGGAACGGACCTCTTGAGTTCTGAATCTTCTGATGTTATATTCGAAAATCGGAATTTCGGAATCAGCGTGTGATGTTGTTCTTGTTCGCAGCAGGCCAAACAGCTTCTGATGTTGTTCTTGTTCGTAGCAGGCCAACAACGATTGAATCACCCAACACAGGCCAGCGAAGTTCAAGTTCTGATGAATGATAAATTGATGATGTTCTTCATCTGATGAGTTTTTTGTTCGTCCTTTCAGATTCTAGGAGACCAAGAAATTTTCGATAATCAACGACGATTCAACATCAATTGACGTcgtgttttattatttttattaaaatatattagtATTGGATCCAATAAACCCAATGTGAAGTGGGCTAAATTATAAACTATAGAATAATATTTGATAATGGGCCTATATTGGAATTAGTATGACTTACAAATTAAaaaaagagttaactgccattttcgtccctgtggtttggtcactttggccatttcagtccatttttcaaaaatgcgccattttcctccccgacgttctggaaaggtgccatttcagtccaaaaatcataacccagttaagtccgtttgtaaataaggactgattgtgtcaatttgtaacataaaggaccatttaagtaaaatgtataaatattaatataattataaaatatataatataaaaacaccaccaccactagccctgccaccaccaccactccgctgccaccaccaccaccaccgccaccacagccgctgccaccaccaccaccaccaccgccaccaccaccaccgccaccacagccgccaccacagccactgccaccaccgccaccacagccactgccaccaccatcaacgtcatcatcgtcatcatctgttatcatcatcatcgatcatcatcgaccttcatcatcatcatcgcgatcttcatcatcatcatcgcgatcttcatcatcatcatcagacctTAATCACCACTGCCGCCGCCTGCAACTCACCAGAAAAACGGCACCCCACCGTCGCCGGTTCTCTCCCCcgcctccttctctctctctctctctctcgtcgttATCTCTCTCTCTCCGACTTTCTCCCTCTCTCGTCTGATCTGTGAGATGTGGAGGGGTGTGTGGTTAGTTTGGTTCGTGGGGGTGTGGGGTGTCGGAAAGATGGCCGGATTTACTCCGGTCACCGGAGTAGAGAGGtaaaggtgatggtggtggtgattgtagagcatagagagagagagagagagagtagagagagagtggtgggagtggctgtggtggcggtggtggttgtggtggcggtggtggtggtggcagtggctgtggtggcggtggtggcagtggtggtggtggcagcggctgtggtggcggtggtggcggtggcggcggcggcggtggtggtggtggtggtggtggcagcggagtggtggtggtggcagggctagtggtggtggtgtttttaTATTATacattttataattatatttatacattttacttaaatggtcctttatgttacaaatttacacaatcagtccttatttacaaacggacttaactgggttatgatttttggactgaaatggcacctttccagaacgccgaggaggaaaatggcgcatttttgaaaaatggactgaaatggccaaagtgaacaaaccacatggacgaaaatgacagttaactcttaaaaaaaaataacatagaTGTAtcgatttttaaaaaaaaatcacgtgcccctcgaaatcacgggccttgtgcaggtcctccccgcacaccatcataGCCGGATGTAATCGGATATAATTTAATCCCAAGGGTTTTTGAAATGGTCAATGTTGTGTTAGTAGACTAAGCTCAAGACGAAGCCCTAAGCTAGGTGAGACGAACTCATAGACCCCCCTATGAATAGAGACCGTGAGGCGGGACATAATAGGCTGGTACTGATGTGGTTTATAACAAAGATATGTTTCGAAGACGCTTCCGAATGAGCAAACGGTTATTCAATCGGATAACTAACGATGTTGAACATGAGAGGACGTGGTTCAGATTTGCATTTGATGCTAGAGGTAAAAAAGGATTTACTCGTTTACAAAAGCAATGTTGCACTTCGTCGATTGGATTATGGCATCACACCCGACACGTTTGACGAATGTTTGATGATGTTTGAGAGGTCCAGTCGGTATTGTGTTTGCAAATGTAGTAAGGCCGTCATCAAACTTTATGCTCGGAAATATTTACCCAAGACGACCCCGAGCGATGTGCAACAATTGTGACAACGACATTTAGAGGTACATGGCATTCCCGGCATGCTTGGTAGCCTTGCTTAAATGTATTTGCCCTAGAGAAATTGCCTTTCTGCGTGGAGCGAACATTTTATGCGAGGTGATCATGACTATGCTCGAGACAGTGACATTACATATTTACATGTTCTATGGATATGGCTGATATGCGTATTTTGGAATGTCTGGTTCAAACAATGACATAAACATATTAAATCAGTCACAATTATTCAACGATATGATAAGCAGAGTAGCACCCAACACCTCATTTGAGTTAAGAGGATCACGTTACAGGTTTGGTTACTACCAAACTGACGGTATATATCCATAGTATGCCGTGTTTGTCAAATTCTTTTGGCACCCACAAGATGAAAAAACGGTTTAAAGTAGCACACGAATTTGCTAGAAAGGACATTGAACAAGTGTTTGGTGTGCTCCAAGCATGGTGGCTTATAGTTGCAAACCTGGGACGAGCATGGTCACTAGAAAAAAATTATTGTGTGGTTATGTAGGCTTGCATCATACCACGTAACATGATTGTAGAGGAAAAAGGCAAGGCGATTTGTGAATTTAACAAAAATGAGCTTGAAGCAAGTGTTGATTTATAAAAAGTTAGTGAAGAAGAAAAAGCCGAAAATAAATAGGCAAATACGGCACCACAACACACATTATAATCTTTGGGGGGATTAGATTGAATATTCTCACCACATTTCGGGCCAAGCGCtagttttttattaattaataatcTTATTTTTAACATTGTTGTAAAAATTCCGACTAGGCGTCGATTAATCGCCAATTGATCGAGGTTAATGCTGATTAATCACAATTAATCCTAGTTAATTCCAGTTaattccgattaatccccaaaccGACTAACGATTTCTATAACCatgatttttaatatataaaagtatTTAAGAAATAAAATTAACGTGTTAGGAGTGGAAGTGACAGTAAAAAATGAAATCTGATGTGGTGACGTGGGAAGTAAACCACACCATTAGTCTTAATCAACTCTTGTTTTTTTAAATACGTACGTACTATGGAGTATAATAAAATGCTTATACACGTTAGTTTTCTATATATAACCAGTTTGGTAGAAATAATTAAATCTGATGAGCTTACTTTAAAAGCATTAACCAGTTTTAAATGCACAAGAAGAGCAATAAATTCGCCATTGGCCGTAGTAGTGTCGTGTTTGGCAGAAATACTTTGCAGTTAAAAACTTAAAATCCTAACTCTTCAAACTCCACTCAAAGTTGGCAGTTTTCAGGCCTATTTCGCCATAACAAACGAGAAAGCTTCAATTAATCAGGTTCTGATCATTACATTTAtatctttatatatattttctttagTTAAATCATTAATCGTTCACCATGTATTGAAGTAATTAATGAAGACGACGAAGCTGGTAGTGGTTGTGTCGATTTACTACGTGAAGAGGATGAATGAAATATCgaatgattgatctgatgagtgAACAAATTGTGCAGGCATTGGAAGAATGGAGAGCGAAACTTCAGAGCAGAGCTTAAACTTGACGGCATCATGTATTTATTCGGATAGAAGAAGTATATCAGGTGTTGCTGATGTTGATCAGCACGTAGGTAAAAGTTCTCTGATTTGTAGCGAATATACGTTTATTACACATTAACTATAATTAGATGGTATATGTACAGTCACGTATAATATTTCAATATTTGACAACCTTGGTGTCCTTTTAGACGGTACATGTAGTTGGCACGAACTTAATACTAGAAGTAAATGTTACATGGATTATTTGTCACCGTCACATGTCCTGTCCAGACATTATTACATATAAATAGGTTGATTTGAGTTATGTATTTAATCACCTACTATAAATACTGAAAATAACAGTTAAGAGCAAGAGCAAGTGAGCAACCACATTTTTATGTATATGAATATGTTTGATGAACTTGGTTACCCTATAATTTATGTCTTGATTGCTGCTACAGATATTGATCCATATTTTTGTCCTTCAAACTGTAGATTCATCCCTTGAATCTGAATGTTTAACTACTAAGGATGATCTGGCACTAAAGGTATTTGATGTTTAACCCTCGTCTCTAATTTTGCATTTAaaagataaagaaaaaaaaaatcgtaTGTTTCGAGAAAAAATCCTCAAAAACTAAAAGAGACTTTACTTAATTTTCTGCAATGAGAAGGTAagtttaatgatttttttttataaatttattgTATTGAAGTTGGTTGAAATTACAGAAAAAGTCACAGGAAACTGGACCACATCTAGATGGAAGATGTATATATCTTGTTGGAATGATGGGCTCTGGGAAAACAACAATTGGCCAAATTTTATCTCAGTTACTGCATGGTTATTCTTTCTTTGACAGGTTTATTCATGGCATGGCTTCTTGTTTCATAAATCGCTTTATAGTTTAAACTAGAGTTAGTAATAGGACGGGTTGGATAATGGGTCAAGACAGGATATTACAAATTGGGTTTGGTTGGATTGACCTGCAAACATTTTTTGCTTTTTTTAAAATAgactattattattaaaaaaaaaaaaaaaacattattacaACACTAATTTAATTCTCTGATAAAAAGATTTGAGGTTTTGTACTTTGTGATGTTGTATGCAAGCTAGAGTACTCTGAATAATTTTCATCTTGTTTGGTCTCTTTGACCCGTTCCTCTTTTAGCTAAACTTTTGTCGCGTTTAGTTTGCGTTTAGTTTGAACGCGTGTTTTTATTGTTGTGCAGTGACAAATTAGTAGAGGAGGCTGCTGGTGGGGCTACAGTTGCTGACATATTCAAGCTGCATGGTGAGAGCTTCTTCCGAGAAATGGAGGTTAGTTatgttttatatattttgtattattattagtttttttaattattattataatgaTTATATACTTTGTTTAAGACTGAGGTGTTGAGGAAGCTGTCACGAACGTATCGACTTGTTATATCGACGGGTGGTGGAGCTGTTGTTGAGCCTATCAACTGGTACAAAATTTAAACTCCTGCTGGTAATTAATATATCTGTAACTATTTGTCATGTGCCTTTCTTGAGTATTTGCATTATAATCAGGAAATACATGCACAAGGGTATTATTGTTTTTATAGACGTACCGTTGGAAGTATTGGCACGAAGAATAACTAGTGTAGGAACTACATCTCGTCCACTTCTGCATCATGGATCTAGTGATTCTTATGTAAAGGTGAGGGTAGAACGGTGAGAATCGTATAAATATCTGTATATTGACAGGTATTATTGTCTTTATAGAGTTATGTGTTGAACACCACttatgttatatttattttattgttgCATCATGTGTAGACTTTAAGGCAACTATCTATGCTATGGAAGGAAAGGAGTGAAGCCTACAACAATGCTCATGTGAGAGTTTCCTTGGAAAGTATGTGTGTGAAGATTTTATAATATAGTTTTTATGTTTAATTATGCATATAATTTGTTATTTGAGAATTGTATAGATATGGCAGCCAAGTTGGGACAGGAAGATGCATGTCATATTACTCCAACTCAAATTGCTATAGAGGTCCGCTACGTATCTCTCACACACGTATTTAGTTATTTATATACGTCAAATATAACATTTTCTACCCGTAACTGTTTCATACTCTATTTTTCGACAGGCACTCGTGCAATGCAAGAGCTATTTGAAGAAAGAGTGCAACATTAATGTTCATCTACTTTGATTGTTTAATAACCCACACCGGAAATATGAGATGTTCCTCTTTGTTTTGTGGCTAGATGTGATATGGAGATTTAATTCTAGAGTTACTTAATATATCAAACTCCTTTTTAGTGTGTGAGGTAGAAGATTATTGTATGTTGACAAGTTAAGTGATCTAAACATGCAAAAACGGTTAACATATTTATTTAAGCAAATAGAAACTTTAAGGACTTATTAATGCAAGAAAAAATGATCTAAATTTGTACTCATATATGAGAACTCATATCATCAAAACCTTTCATGTGACGTCTTCATGTCAAACCTTTCTAGGTTAatacatttcattaaaaaaaaaaatactacttATATGCACAACTAGTTTTATGCTCCGTCCACGTTGCGGGGCGCTAAACCAAATATTTTTCACTTTAATAACATGTATGTTTGTGTTTCGGTACATGTACATATATATTACTCATAACacaaaattaataaaaattacatcgagaCGCAAAAACATTAAATTGCAACAACACCAAACACTAGCTACCATAATACATGTTGGTATAACTTTATGAAAGTCCAGGAGCACAGTAGCTTAAAATGAGTTAAGAATTGTAGCTTAAAATGAGTTAAGAATATTTTTTCTTTAACTTGGGTAAAGTTCAAGGATATTAAATAAAATCTTtaggaaaaataaaaaaaaccatagAAGTTCCCTGGTTTCGAACTTGGGTCTGTTGTTTCGCTTGATGATACATCAACCACTCAACATTTTCATAGCGTAGTTGGCCTTCAATTGTTTGTGTCCTATCTTAAAATACGGAATAAACAAAAAAGCATGGTTGTTGTCGCGTCTCTTGCCAATAACAGAAGTTTACTAACATGAGAAATGTAGatgtagtataatataatataatatttgtGGTGCTTCTTAAATTTAAAACAAAGGAGAATCTAAAATAGCTTAaagtaaaaatataaaattaatttTATCTAATTAACATCCgaattcaaaaatcaaaaagccCCCAAACATCATTCAGCCAATTTAAAGAACCAAAAGAGGGCCGAGGGGCATCATCCATCATCAACATTCATTTAACTAAAATGTCAAAGTTCCAAAAAGTTGATACAAACAACCTTAACCTAAAATCTCACACTGGAACATAGTCTATCCGCGTCTAAACTCGTCTTCTTCCAGGCAGAAATCAAAGTCGAATACACAACAAACATGTTTATACCAAAATAAGGTGAAATATTACAAGAATGGAAACATCACCTTTAGAAACAAAACTAGAACCATGGCTAGCGAGAAACTAGA
The sequence above is drawn from the Helianthus annuus cultivar XRQ/B chromosome 12, HanXRQr2.0-SUNRISE, whole genome shotgun sequence genome and encodes:
- the LOC110867902 gene encoding shikimate kinase, chloroplastic: MNMFDELDSSLESECLTTKDDLALKKKSQETGPHLDGRCIYLVGMMGSGKTTIGQILSQLLHGYSFFDSDKLVEEAAGGATVADIFKLHGESFFREMETEVLRKLSRTYRLVISTGGGAVVEPINWKYMHKGIIVFIDVPLEVLARRITSVGTTSRPLLHHGSSDSYVKTLRQLSMLWKERSEAYNNAHVRVSLENMAAKLGQEDACHITPTQIAIEALVQCKSYLKKECNINVHLL